The following proteins are encoded in a genomic region of Nicotiana sylvestris chromosome 4, ASM39365v2, whole genome shotgun sequence:
- the LOC104220466 gene encoding uncharacterized protein: protein MEKVKIIKEWLKTSQSRQKSYSDVRRRDLEFKEYDWVFLKVSPMKGIMHFGKKGKLNLRYVRPYRIIQRIGQVAYKLEMSLEMSQVHPIFHVSMLKKVVGDPSLIVPVETIEFNEELSYEEIPVDILDRQVRKLRNKEIASVKVLWQN, encoded by the coding sequence ATGGAAAAGGTTAAGATCATTAAGGAGTGGTTGAAGACTTCTCAAAgccgccaaaagtcctattcggatGTTCGTCGGAGAGACTTGGAATTCAAAGAatatgattgggtattcttgaaggtttcccccatgaaagGTATAATgcattttggaaagaaaggaaaattgaatcTAAGGTATGTCAGGCCATACAGAATCATTcaaaggattggtcaggtggcgtaCAAACTTGAGATGTCACTTGAGATGTCACAAGTGCACCCAatattccatgtgtctatgttgaagaaggtagttggagatcCATCTCTTATCGTGCCAGTTGAGACTATCGAGTTCAATGAagaactgtcatatgaagaaattccTGTTgacattcttgataggcaagtccgaaagttaagaaataaagaaattgcctccgtgaaagtgctATGGCAAAACTAG